GGTCCATTGCGGTGTTGGGTTCTGTCTTCTGTTCTATCCACCATCTCTGATCACTTGAAACTGAGTAGACAAAGCTTCTGGTACTTCTGGAGTTCATATTGTCATTTGGTTTAACAATGTTCCCAGGGAAGTAAAATAACCTCACAACATAACAGGTCCTCCACTATACAATGCCCTCCACTAATTTTGTGACTCTTGGTATGTGCAAAACGGGCTGTGAACTTTTTATAAATCCTTAAaaatttaattttgaaaatatatgtatttccaAAATCTGTACCAGAATAATTGGCATCCTTAGAAATTCTTGAGTTAAATTTATCTGATGtagtatacactgatgagccaaaacattctgaccacctgcctaaatTGCTATTGGTCCTCCgcgtgccgccaaaacagcaccgacccactgaggcatggactctacaagacccctgaaggtgtcctgtggtgtcTGGCGCCAAGACATTAGCTGAGGATCCTTCAAATTATTTAAGTTGCGACGTGGAGCTGCCATGGATCTGACTTATTGGCCCAGTACATCCCGCAGATGCTCAATCAGAGTGAGATCTGTGGAATTTGGGGGCCAGGGCAAAGCCTTGAGATCTTCATGTTcttcaaaacatttctgaacaGTGTGGGCAGggttcattatcctgctgaaagagggcactgccatcagggaataccattgccatgaagtaCCTGGCAGATCCtccaagtcctgtaagttgcgacgTGGAGCtgccatggatcggacttgttggtccagtaCATCCCGCAGTGCTCAATCGGAGTGAGGACCAGACGGGAAAGCCTcgggcgcccaacaccctgtcgcaGGTTTATTCTTGGTCCCTGTCCCTCCTCTGACAGCACTGCTGACTGGGAGTACCCTacaagccttgccgtttcaaagatgctctgacccagtcgtctggccataagaATTTGGTCCTTTTCAAAGTCgatcaggtctttactcctgctcATTTTTCCCATATCcaactgtcaatcaatcaatcaatcaatcaaaatgtattcataaagcgctttttacaacagcagttgtcacaaagtgctttacagagacacccggccttaaaccccaaggagcaaacaacagtagtgttgaatttcagtggctaggaaaaactccctaagaaggtcgaattttaggaagaaacctagagaggacccaggctcagaggggtgaccagtcctcttctggctgtgccgggtgaaatattaacagtccaattggaataataaatacatttctcttggctaaatccagagtatatttgattttagactaggtcagaagtatgaccaggtggacaaggacaggaacagcaacggtcgccccaaaccaggtaatccgcaggtgtggaccaggacctcatctccttctaaaatttaaaattggaggaaactgagaagagttagtagtacatccctcatgtcccccaacacaataatatagcagcgtaacaccttggaaactgtttgtttgcctaccatctaatctacccagaccttgtcATGTGCCCTTGTTTggagatgatcaacattattctcttcacctgtgagtggttgtaatgttttggctcattagcATTAATTTTTAAAGTTCACCTGATTGATTTGGAACATTTAGGTGGTAAGCCTATGTTGGCAATATTTTGTCACGCCTGGGCAAAATGTGAAactgttttcagaaaatgttcacAATCATCACTCTTAAAACTCAATGTAACTCTTGGAATAGTTAGATTGATCTTTAATGTAATCTACTATCTGCATTGATACAGTGTCACTGCACTAATGAACTTCTCTGGTATTAATCACACAGATGAGATGACTGAAGTTGATACACTTCCTACACCTGGAAGGGAGCAACAACCGGAAGATTGTGAAGATAAGTCTCACCCCTGCCcccattgtggaaaatgtttcctttCTATATCGCTGTTACAAATACATATTAATATACACTCAGGAAAGGAGCCCAacttctgttctgactgtggaaagagtttcATTTCATCATATGAATTAACTAGACATGAGAAATTGCACCATGGAGAGAAGCCGTACttgtgttctgactgtgggaagcgTTTCACTTCACCATGTCATTTAACTAGACATCAAAGAttgcacacaggagagaagccatactcctgtcctgactgtaggaagagtttctctcaattggGTAACCTTAaaattcaccagcgcatacacactggagagaagccttactcctgtacTGACTGtaggaagagtttctctcaactAAGTAGCCTTAaaactcaccagcgcatacatactggagagaagccattcATTTCATCTTATGAACTAACTAGACATCAGAGAAAGCgcacaggagagaagccatactcctgttctgactgtgggaagagtttttctCGACTAGGAAACCTTCAatctcaccagcgcatacacactggagagaagccttacgcctgtcctgactgtgggaagagttacACTGAAGCAAGTAACCTTAAatctcaccagcgcatacacactggagagaagccatactcctgtcctgactgtgggaagagttacACTCAAGCAAGTAACCTTAaaactcaccagcgcatacacactggagagaagccatactcctgttctgactgtgggaagagttacCCTCGACTAAGTAGCCTTAGaactcaccagcgcatacacactggaggGAGAACTTTtcactgttctgactgtgggaagagtttcccTGAATTATGTAAGCTTAatgttcaccagcgcatacacactggagagaagccatactcctgttctgactgtgggaagagttacCCTCGACTAGGTAGCCTTAGAACTCACCggcgcatacacactggagggagaacttttctctgttttgactgtgggaagagtttctctgaTTCACGTGACCTTATAGCTCACCAgggcatacatactggagagaagccatactcctgttctgactgtgggaagagttacACTCGACTAAGTAGCCTTAaaattcaccagcgcatacacactacaagcaagtttatttatacagcacagTTCATaccatagaagcaattcaacgTGTTTACAGtgaaatgaaacacaaaaaaaacgcCAGATTCGTACAATTCTGtaaccaccctccagggggGCATTTATGTTATGTCtgcacatgcattttatattcatcctcgaTGAATTACAGTTCCCAAAACTGTTTACCGCACCGCCCTGGTATTTCTATCCTCACGTTCCAACGCTTAAATAAACTTGTCAGTcgttttgtgagataataccctgcatcgatgtctaaacagcagaaCAAGAACTTGCAGTATCCGTCctcagcagattgttacatttacacagaggctattcctctgatagcaccaaaACTTGCATTACaatggaataaaaacaatacacaaaaaataaaacatcctaataataaaacagaataagaaaatagaataaaaacataactggtagattctgtaatagattccatgaggaaactataaaagctgtaacacAGTTATAGgtgtgtgaaaatgttgtttttacccTGGATTTAATCTATTTGGGGCCTAAagcattcagtgatttatagactaaaagcaccagtttaaaatctattctgtaactgactggaagccagtgcaaagatttaagaaccagggTGATGTGCTCTGCTCTCTTGGTCCTGTTTAACATTCTAGcaacagcattctgaatgagctgcagctttttcacagtctttttggggagtccagttaagaggacATTACAGTAGTTTTTGAggcaccaagcccttgattctgtcTATATTTTTCAGGTGATAggatgctgttttggtgactgttATGATATGGCTATTGAACGTGAGATGATCACgttgataaacaacaattaaattTTTATAGCCTTTTGTTACCCTGGGTGACACCATTTTTGGAGGGCACtgactgaattaaaatgttggCAATATTTTGTTACGCATCATTTggccattttcacttaggggtgtactcactttggttgccagcggtttagacattaatgcctgcgtgttgagttattttgaggggacagcaaatttacactgttatgcaagctgtacactcactactttacattgtagcagtgtCATTTCTGAAGAGAttccaccccatgcttcctgaagcacctcccactgGTTGGATTGGCTTgttgggcacttcttacataccatacagtcaagctgctcccacaacagctcaatagggttgagatccaatGACTGTGCTGGACACTCCAcaatagacagaataccagctgattgcttcttccctaaatagttcttgcatagtttggagctgtgctttgggtcattgtcctgcggGTACTTTTTAATGAAGCTACCATTTGAAGAGCTGTGAGGCGTCTTGTTTCTCAAACTTGACACTAATGTAAttgtcttcttgctcagttgtgcactggggcctgtgatggtaattccatgtatcgacactcggagtaagggacacagagacaaagttctctttgtacattattttattaattattatgcacagagacttatgagagacgcgtcaaccgcttacacaaacataatcgtctgaggagtctctaactccaaatagctcattcaaccatatatatcacataggaaaaaggggcgTGGTAAGATGCTgacatctgtctcatgtcaatcaaacacattccctttgttctatcacacaagtcaaatgctatcttcccccaccttatccttcctgccataaattgcctcttcaattctaagagttcttacagtatctggacagacaatagatgccccctatgcaaataccagatcccccacattcctttacctatctaaacaatgggactcaagtcctttaatcagtaagaatgcatcaggcttcagaaacttccccaacaggCCTCCCACAGTGTAATACGAGGTCTTCggtttcttggcagtttctcacatggaatagttttcatttttcagaaaaataattaactgaTTAGTTTCAGaagtctatttttttttttttggacattttgagcctgtaattgaacccacaattgctgatgctccagatactcaactagtctaaagcccagttttattgtttctttaatcagcatgacagtttcagctgtgctaacaattgcaaaagggtcttccaatgatcaattagccttttaaaagtATAAACTTGGATTTGCAAACAACGTGCCAtttgaacacaggactgattgttgctgataatggacctctgtaCGCCTATCTAGATATTCCATTTCAAAATCAGccagtttccagctacaatagtcatttaagACATTTACAACatctgcactgtatttctgcTCAGTTTGATGTGGCAACCCAATTTTCAAAAGTTGCAGCGCTgcgtaaaatgttaataaaaacagaatgcaatgatgtgcaaatcattaaatCCCTAAGAGATCCATGATTCATTGTCTAaaaacaatatatccctatatcTCACTTTATTACTGTTACTGGTTAGGTGACTGTGTCTTAGATTATGTGTAATGAGAGATTTTGACAAGAAATTGGAGAAATATACTTGGTaagattttgattttttttggtGTCATTTAACATCATGTCACAAACATGAAACCTTCAGGACAGTTAAATACTATGTGGCCTATTATAAGTTTTATTattagtgaaatgttttttccattgtTGTAGACATTTCCCAATGGCTAGAGAAAGACCAGTCATTTAGCTGAAGTGCAAGGATGTTGCAACAGGCAGCAACACCCAATCCATTAGACATTGGTTAAGTGGGATGgatcctgtcctttgtgttcattgtgtttgccaaggtaaagttATGCTAATGAATATTTTGAGGTgtgttttagaaatgtctgcTATTAGGATGAATAGTAATGTCTCAAACAGTTATTTGAGTCCGTTCTATGTAAAGAATCCTCCCGACAGATTGTGTTGTATTACAATTTAGGAATATATTGTTAACAGATACTCTTAACATGTTTTTTGCTATAGTGTGTTTTAGATACTTGTGTTATACTTTGTAGATGTTTATACAATTTAAGAGGACATTGAATATTGATTGTATGTAACTATGACATGTATTGAAACTATTACATGATCCGAATAAATTGTCTTACTttgaaatataaattatgacGTCATTCCTAATTCATCTACAACAGGGTTGCCAACCCTGTTCATGGATATCTACTGTCCTGCAGGTTTTCTATTCAACCCAATATGTGACCAACCTGATCTAGCTTTTCATCCAGGTAATttttcaggtgtgctaaattaggtTTGGAAAGAAGCttcaggacagtagatctcaaagaacagggttgggcagcacTGATCTCCAATCACTCTGGTGGATTAATAACCCAAA
Above is a window of Esox lucius isolate fEsoLuc1 chromosome 9, fEsoLuc1.pri, whole genome shotgun sequence DNA encoding:
- the LOC105031600 gene encoding zinc finger protein 501-like isoform X1, with the protein product MYGSGLVKEEPKEESLDSYWDNGAQCSLVDSKMKSEMLEDCSQTHDIKYEKEEKKIRDLTNLDEMTEVDTLPTPGREQQPEDCEDKSHPCPHCGKCFLSISLLQIHINIHSGKEPNFCSDCGKSFISSYELTRHEKLHHGEKPYLCSDCGKRFTSPCHLTRHQRLHTGEKPYSCPDCRKSFSQLGNLKIHQRIHTGEKPYSCTDCRKSFSQLSSLKTHQRIHTGEKPFISSYELTRHQRKRTGEKPYSCSDCGKSFSRLGNLQSHQRIHTGEKPYACPDCGKSYTEASNLKSHQRIHTGEKPYSCPDCGKSYTQASNLKTHQRIHTGEKPYSCSDCGKSYPRLSSLRTHQRIHTGGRTFHCSDCGKSFPELCKLNVHQRIHTGEKPYSCSDCGKSYPRLGSLRTHRRIHTGGRTFLCFDCGKSFSDSRDLIAHQGIHTGEKPYSCSDCGKSYTRLSSLKIHQRIHTTSKFIYTAQFIP
- the LOC105031600 gene encoding zinc finger protein 271-like isoform X2; this translates as MTEVDTLPTPGREQQPEDCEDKSHPCPHCGKCFLSISLLQIHINIHSGKEPNFCSDCGKSFISSYELTRHEKLHHGEKPYLCSDCGKRFTSPCHLTRHQRLHTGEKPYSCPDCRKSFSQLGNLKIHQRIHTGEKPYSCTDCRKSFSQLSSLKTHQRIHTGEKPFISSYELTRHQRKRTGEKPYSCSDCGKSFSRLGNLQSHQRIHTGEKPYACPDCGKSYTEASNLKSHQRIHTGEKPYSCPDCGKSYTQASNLKTHQRIHTGEKPYSCSDCGKSYPRLSSLRTHQRIHTGGRTFHCSDCGKSFPELCKLNVHQRIHTGEKPYSCSDCGKSYPRLGSLRTHRRIHTGGRTFLCFDCGKSFSDSRDLIAHQGIHTGEKPYSCSDCGKSYTRLSSLKIHQRIHTTSKFIYTAQFIP